One Purpureocillium takamizusanense chromosome 1, complete sequence genomic window carries:
- a CDS encoding uncharacterized protein (COG:S~TransMembrane:4 (i87-107o113-131i326-347o353-372i)~EggNog:ENOG503Q4MU): MAEGGEMPDLQHHHRAEKPKALDIPPPLEHVATLSSPVVDGPPPTLLNNRRRGSLDLDDYFTGPRDIQKHSKWPIFLQMHGSILPKLILPLIFVSGWSTAVTCIHELAHDVGINSVLLTVLGFVVGLGLSFRNSTAYERYAEGRKYWASVVQSSQILGRIFWIHAVERDDQDKREQILRKLSSMNLIVAFAISLKHSLRFEPYTAYPDLQHLIAHLDTFARTATETAGPAAAGADGRKKKFFREIGEYLGVSFAASNPRKTLKRATQPLGNLPLEVLNHIAVTIDMLVRNDQLRVPMQQTLAYNNLSALNDALIGTERVLSTPLPIAYTIAISQITWLYVAVLPFQLVKLLDWIAIPATIGASFIILGLLFIGREIENPFGQDVNDLPLDSYCEQIAADMDIIASYDKQEPEAFLFRPTNLPLYPISTAPVSVWMHRSEERLRETIKTKPAKAFEWRKWGLKGTAANSGATSLHGDHNV, from the coding sequence ATGGCGGAAGGCGGCGAGATGCCCGAcctgcagcaccaccaccgcgccgagaagcccaaggcgctcgacatcccgccgccgctcgagcATGTCGCGACGCTCTCCTCGCCGGTCGTGGACGGCCCGCCTCCGACCCTCCTCAACAACCGCCGACGCGGCtcgctcgacctcgacgactaCTTCACGGGCCCGCGCGACATCCAGAAGCACTCCAAGTGGCCCATCTTCCTGCAGATGCACGGCAGCATCCTGCCCAAGCTCATCCTGCCGCTCATCTTCGTCAGCGGCTGGTCCACGGCCGTCACCTGCATCCACGAGCTGGCGCACGACGTTGGCATCAACTCGGTCCTCCTCACCGTGCTCGGTTTCGTCGTCGGTCTCGGCCTCTCGTTCCGAAACTCGACTGCCTACGAGCGCTATGCCGAGGGCCGCAAGTACTGGGCTTCCGTCGTCCAGTCCTCGCAGATCCTCGGCCGCATCTTTTGGATtcacgccgtcgagcgcgacgacCAGGACAAGCGCGAGCAGATTCTCCGCAAGCTCAGCTCCATGAACCTCATCGTGGCCTTTGCCATCTCTCTCAAGCACAGCCTTCGCTTCGAGCCGTATACCGCCTACCCGGACCTCCAGCACCTCATCGCCCACCTCGACACGTTTGCCCGCACCGCCACGGAGAcggctggccctgctgccgctggcgcggACGGGCGCAAGAAGAAGTTCTTCCGCGAGATCGGCGAGTACCTTGGCGTCTCCTTTGCCGCCAGCAACCCGCGCAAGACGCTCAAGCGCGCCACGCAACCCCTGGGCAACCTGCCGCTCGAAGTCCTCAATCACATCGCCGTCACCATCGACATGCTCGTCCGCAACGACCAGCTGCGCGTCCCTATGCAGCAGACGCTCGCTTACAACAACCTCTCCGCTCTCAACGATGCCCTCATCGGCACGGAGCGCGTTCTCTCCACCCCCCTCCCGATTGCATACACCATTGCCATCTCGCAAATCACCTGGCTCtacgtcgccgtcctcccGTTCCAGCTCGTCAAGCTTCTTGATTGGATCGCCATCCCGGCCACCATCGGCGCCAGCTTCATCATCCTGGGCCTCCTGTTCATCGGCCGCGAGATCGAGAACCCCTTTGGCCAGGACGTCAACGACCTGCCCCTGGACAGCTACTGCGAGCAgatcgccgccgacatggacatCATCGCCTCGTACGACAAGCAGGAACCCGAGGCCTTCCTTTTCCGCCCTACCAACCTGCCGCTCTACCCCATCAGCACCGCTCCCGTGAGCGTCTGGATGCATCGCTCTGaggagcgcctgcgcgaAACCATCAAGACCAAGCCGGCCAAGGCGTTTGAGTGGAGGAAATGGGGTCTCAAGGGGACTGCCGCCAATAGTGGTGCAACGAGCTTGCACGGCGATCATAACGTGTGA
- a CDS encoding uncharacterized protein (COG:S~EggNog:ENOG503NVHV~TransMembrane:12 (i95-117o137-157i164-183o189-210i222-244o264-288i339-363o375-397i409-427o439-467i479-505o511-532i)), whose protein sequence is MVSIKAGRRPSDPRPPAPADNPEEARDATETTPLLAGRQLAPDDGDTEAAASLLVRSRKDDDEDDSLDSRGCLSADAGVAQDGLNKGKPLPKLQIFLLCYARMMEPIAFFSIFPFIAQMVQQNGRLPESDVGFYSGLIESIFSATQMVVLIFWGLLADRVGRKPILLVSLVGMTIGPALFGVARSIWQMILFRSLAGVFSGSSLIIRTMMGDHSTPETQAVIFSWFAFAGNVGIFLGPILGGALADPAEQYPGVFGDNQFFRDYPYALPGFVVGAISATGALTSLLFLDETLKKSKAPDTLQGSSGALVNYNEDGNGHVDGELVKMSLWQLTRAPNVTVVLWTYGHIMLLAFAFTAILPVALYTPVSLGGLGCNAFQISMYMAAQGASQALWLLLAFPLLQRRMGTNGVLRLCVIAYPFFFIGYMVMNGLLRSHTDAAMVWFWILGSIVVFIGPGVSMSFTAVQLALNDVAPDPHLLGTLNAIALTCTSAIRSLAPGASTAIYAVGVRNQIFYGHLAWVLLVPISASLLFVLKRMPADKRLAQAVAR, encoded by the coding sequence ggcgacacggAAGCCGCTGCGTCTCTGCTGGTTCGCAGtcgcaaggacgacgacgaggacgactcCCTCGACAGCCGAGGCTGCTTGTCGGCTGATGCTGGGGTCGCGCAGGACGGCCTCAACAAGGGCAAGCCGCTGCCCAAGTTGCAAatcttcctcctctgctACGCGCGCATGATGGAGCCCatcgccttcttctccatcttCCCCTTCATCGCGCAGATGGTGCAGCAGAACGGCCGGCTGCCCGAGTCGGACGTCGGCTTCTACAGCGGGCTCATCGAGAGCATCTTCTCGGCGACGCAGATGGTCGTGCTCATCTTCTggggcctcctcgccgaccgcgtcggccgcaagcccatcctcctcgtcagcCTCGTCGGCATGACCATTGGCCCCGCGCtcttcggcgtcgcccgctcCATCTGGCAGATGATTCTGTTCCGCAGCCTGGCGGGCGTCTTCTCCGGCTCGAGCCTCATCATCCGCACCATGATGGGCGACCACAGCACCCCCGAGACGCAGGCCGTCATCTTCAGCTGGTTCGCCTTTGCGGGCAACGTGGGCATCTTCCTGGGCCCCATCCTCGGCGGTGCCTTGGCCGACCCCGCGGAACAGTATCCTGGCGTCTTTGGCGACAACCAATTCTTCAGGGACTACCCGTACGCGCTGCCCGGGTTCGTTGTCGGAGCCATCAGCGCGACTGGGGCCCTGACGTCGTTGCTGTTTCTTGACGAGACGCTCAAGAAGAGCAAGGCGCCGGATACGCTCcaaggcagcagcggcgcattGGTAAACTACAATGAGGACGGCAATGGTCACGTCGACGGGGAGCTTGTCAAGATGTCGCTGTGGCAGCTCACCAGGGCTCCCAACGTCACCGTCGTCCTCTGGACGTACGGGCACATCATGCTCCTGGCCTTTGCCTTTACCGCCATCTTGCCCGTCGCGCTGTACACGCCCGTCTCGCTCGGCGGTCTGGGCTGCAACGCGTTCCAGATCTCCATGTACATGGCCGCGCAGggagccagccaggcgcTCTGGCTCCTGCTGGCCTttccgctgctgcagcgccggaTGGGCACCAACGGCGTGCTGCGCCTGTGCGTCATTGCGTatcccttcttcttcatcgggTACATGGTGATGAACGGGCTGCTGCGGAGccacaccgacgccgccatggtaTGGTTCTGGATCCTGGGCTcgatcgtcgtcttcatcggcccGGGCGTGTCCATGTCCTTCACCGCGGTCCAGCTGGCGCTCAACGACGTGGCGCCCGATCCCCATCTGCTGGGTAcgctcaacgccatcgcgcTGACGTGCACCAGCGCGATACGCTCCCTGGCGCCGGGCGCGTCGACCGCCATCTACGCTGTGGGCGTGCGGAACCAGATCTTCTACGGGCATCTGGCCTGGGTGCTACTGGTGCCCATCTCGGCGTCCCTGTTGTTTGTGCTGAAGCGCATGCCGGCCGACAAGAGGCTGGCACAGGCTGTCGCAAGATGA